A region of Reichenbachiella carrageenanivorans DNA encodes the following proteins:
- a CDS encoding LytR/AlgR family response regulator transcription factor, which translates to MNILIIEDEGIAADRLTQLLQSTTNSPTIIAHLDSVKTAIKWFQTNPAPDLAFCDIQLADGLSFEIFEQVDVFCPIIFTTAYDQYAIQAFKVNSIDYLLKPMMEEDLRQAMTKFEKYKQPTQSIDTSALMQMLQRDHSNYKERFVIKVGEHLKSVMTEDTEVFYSENKATYLLTKTNSKFIIDFTLDQIQDLIDPKAFFRINRKYLIHINSIKDIISYSSSRLKLELLHFNTDDLIVSRERVAQFKEWLDR; encoded by the coding sequence ATGAACATACTCATCATAGAAGACGAAGGCATAGCCGCAGACCGATTGACCCAATTGCTCCAGAGTACGACCAACTCTCCTACAATCATTGCTCACCTGGATTCTGTAAAAACCGCCATCAAGTGGTTCCAAACCAACCCTGCGCCTGACCTTGCTTTTTGCGACATACAACTGGCCGATGGTTTGTCCTTTGAAATTTTCGAACAAGTAGATGTCTTCTGTCCTATTATTTTTACCACAGCCTACGATCAGTATGCCATACAAGCCTTCAAGGTCAACAGCATAGATTATTTACTCAAGCCCATGATGGAAGAAGACTTGCGTCAAGCCATGACCAAATTCGAAAAATACAAGCAACCTACACAAAGCATAGATACCTCTGCGCTAATGCAAATGCTACAACGAGACCATAGCAACTACAAGGAGCGGTTTGTCATCAAAGTAGGCGAACACTTAAAGTCCGTCATGACTGAGGATACAGAAGTGTTCTACAGCGAGAATAAAGCAACCTACCTCCTCACCAAAACCAACAGTAAATTCATTATTGATTTTACCCTAGATCAAATCCAAGATCTAATAGACCCGAAGGCCTTCTTCAGAATCAACCGCAAATACCTGATTCATATCAACAGTATCAAAGACATCATCTCCTACTCTAGCAGCCGACTAAAACTCGAACTCCTTCATTTCAATACAGACGACCTTATTGTTTCGCGAGAGCGGGTCGCACAGTTTAAAGAATGGCTAGACAGATAG
- a CDS encoding sensor histidine kinase codes for MGSFVKSNDPIILHHLSGHMSISNICKNDYNTPFKFLKHWVIVPTIGGLVIATIESHTRMLEGSFQTFLQSTLISSVFWSVLANGNNLIINWLDLRWTWLEHPIKRVIFGISALLVYTPIASLSILAIYVEWILGYSITDVIQSQGLPSLLAMPLGITIFITIVQHGQGFLLEWRQAAINVEKLKNENLKSKFESLKSQVNPHFLFNSLNALTSLVYADQNKAVHFIQKLSEVYRYVLDHQNDEVVPLQIEMEFLRSFVYLNQIRFGDNFEVIYKNLDTFSPQETVPPVALQMLIENCIKHNEISKEKHLLITVERKNNQITVANNINPIHTAKQDASGLGLNNIVSRYHMLSNQKVEVNPSDTSFQVTIPILEFES; via the coding sequence ATGGGATCGTTTGTAAAGAGCAACGATCCCATTATTTTGCACCATCTAAGCGGCCATATGAGTATATCCAACATCTGTAAAAACGACTACAATACGCCTTTCAAATTCTTGAAACACTGGGTCATTGTACCTACCATCGGAGGGTTGGTCATCGCTACCATTGAAAGTCACACACGCATGTTGGAAGGCAGCTTCCAGACCTTTCTTCAAAGCACCTTGATCTCTAGCGTATTTTGGAGCGTACTCGCCAATGGCAACAATCTCATCATAAACTGGCTAGACCTGAGATGGACATGGCTAGAACACCCAATCAAAAGAGTCATATTTGGCATATCAGCGCTATTGGTCTATACTCCGATCGCATCGCTTTCTATCCTTGCCATCTATGTGGAATGGATCCTGGGCTACTCTATAACCGATGTCATCCAGAGCCAAGGTCTCCCTTCATTATTAGCCATGCCACTAGGCATCACTATTTTCATCACTATTGTACAGCATGGCCAAGGGTTTCTATTGGAATGGCGCCAAGCAGCTATCAATGTAGAAAAACTCAAAAACGAAAACCTCAAATCGAAATTCGAATCTCTCAAGAGTCAGGTCAATCCTCATTTTCTATTCAACAGCCTCAACGCCCTCACCTCATTGGTCTATGCAGACCAAAACAAGGCCGTTCATTTCATCCAAAAACTATCCGAAGTGTATCGATACGTCCTAGATCATCAAAACGATGAAGTCGTGCCTCTCCAAATCGAAATGGAGTTTCTACGGTCATTTGTATACCTCAACCAAATCCGATTTGGTGACAACTTTGAGGTGATTTACAAAAACCTAGACACTTTCAGTCCTCAAGAGACCGTGCCACCAGTCGCACTCCAGATGTTGATAGAGAACTGTATCAAACACAATGAAATTTCTAAAGAAAAGCACTTATTGATTACAGTAGAAAGAAAAAACAATCAAATCACGGTGGCCAATAATATCAACCCCATTCATACAGCCAAACAGGACGCCAGCGGACTCGGGCTAAACAATATTGTATCTAGATACCACATGTTGTCCAACCAAAAAGTGGAAGTCAATCCATCAGACACCTCATTTCAAGTCACTATTCCCATACTCGAATTCGAATCATGA
- a CDS encoding TonB-dependent receptor: protein MTKSILTLTLILASLLTEATTIKGKVTDPSGEGLPGVNVFIQDTYDGATTDLYGYYSFDTFEKGTQTIIASFIGYKKHEEAVDLSKPITLNIELKEEVNRLSGITITAGSFEASDEKKAVVLKPLDIAMTAGALADIPGALSKLPGTSTNGESGKLFVRGGTAAETQAFIDGILVHSFYTPTPNNVPSRSRFSPFLFKGTFFSTGGYSAEYGQALSSVLSLNSNDIADETRTDFSLMTVGVDASHTQKWDNGSIYGQINYTNLDPYMSLVDQAYDWEDGYTSESGTFMLRQKLSKNDMLKVYANYDHSGFVVNQPSVNQPEDDHTDLSNNNFYLNTSYKRALGKNSTAYLGTSYGRSYSDVIYNETHVKDTQNSTHAKGYFTSDINNLSVRVGGEVMSTYHEEKASLVTDTHESDYNNHLSAGFAEADYYLTNSLTLRAGLRYSYYSIFDEDALSPRLSMALKTGENAQLSWAYGQFHQLPTGDLLLRSQQMSFERADHYMMSYQTIQNGRTFRSEIYYKKYDDLVKFATNDPYNPAKFTNTGGGYARGIDLFWRDSKTLKNVDYWISYSYIDTERDYRDYPSQANPTFAAGHNFSVVYKHFIPDIRTQIGASYSYNNGRPYEDPNKDGFNESKTSAYSDLSFNFAYLFRPHIILYSSVSNLLGRDNVFGYQYADNPDLNGVYASQPIGQPAKRFYFVGIFITLTKDKNKNNLENL, encoded by the coding sequence ATGACCAAATCGATTCTTACGCTCACACTCATACTCGCTTCACTACTCACCGAAGCCACGACCATCAAAGGAAAAGTCACCGACCCTAGTGGCGAAGGCCTGCCAGGTGTCAATGTGTTCATCCAAGACACCTACGACGGCGCCACTACAGACCTCTACGGATACTACTCGTTCGATACCTTCGAAAAAGGCACACAGACGATCATAGCCAGTTTTATAGGATACAAAAAACATGAAGAAGCGGTTGACCTATCAAAACCCATCACGCTAAACATTGAATTGAAAGAAGAAGTGAACCGTCTCTCTGGTATCACCATCACAGCGGGCAGTTTTGAAGCCAGTGATGAGAAAAAAGCGGTAGTACTCAAACCGCTCGACATCGCCATGACCGCCGGTGCCCTCGCAGACATACCCGGCGCGCTCAGCAAACTCCCTGGTACGTCCACCAATGGAGAATCTGGCAAACTATTCGTACGTGGTGGTACTGCCGCCGAAACTCAGGCTTTCATAGACGGCATCTTGGTACACAGCTTCTACACCCCCACCCCCAACAACGTACCTTCACGAAGCCGCTTCTCTCCTTTTCTATTCAAAGGCACCTTCTTTAGCACTGGAGGCTATTCTGCCGAATACGGACAAGCCCTCTCCTCGGTCTTGTCGCTCAACTCCAACGATATCGCTGATGAAACCCGAACAGACTTCTCGCTGATGACGGTAGGCGTAGACGCTTCTCACACACAAAAGTGGGACAACGGCTCTATCTACGGTCAGATCAACTACACCAATCTGGACCCATACATGAGCCTAGTCGATCAGGCCTACGATTGGGAAGATGGCTATACGTCGGAAAGTGGCACATTTATGCTCCGACAGAAACTGAGCAAAAACGACATGCTAAAAGTCTATGCCAACTACGACCACAGTGGCTTTGTAGTCAACCAACCCAGTGTGAACCAACCAGAAGACGATCATACAGATCTGAGCAACAACAACTTTTACCTCAACACGAGCTACAAAAGAGCCCTAGGCAAAAACAGCACGGCCTATCTCGGCACCTCCTATGGCCGCTCGTATAGCGATGTCATATACAACGAAACCCATGTCAAAGACACACAAAACAGCACACATGCCAAAGGCTACTTCACCTCAGATATCAATAACCTGTCGGTAAGAGTAGGCGGAGAAGTGATGAGTACCTATCATGAAGAAAAAGCCTCACTTGTCACTGACACACACGAATCAGATTACAACAATCACTTGTCAGCGGGATTTGCAGAGGCCGATTACTACCTGACCAATAGTCTGACGCTACGTGCAGGCTTGCGCTATTCTTACTATTCCATATTCGACGAAGACGCACTCTCTCCCCGACTATCTATGGCGCTCAAGACTGGAGAAAACGCACAGCTCTCTTGGGCTTATGGCCAATTTCACCAATTGCCCACTGGCGACCTACTGCTCCGATCACAACAGATGAGCTTCGAGCGGGCCGATCACTACATGATGAGCTACCAGACCATCCAAAACGGCAGAACTTTTCGCTCTGAGATTTATTACAAAAAATATGATGACCTTGTAAAATTCGCAACCAACGACCCATACAATCCTGCCAAATTCACAAATACAGGTGGCGGATATGCGCGTGGTATAGACCTCTTTTGGCGCGATAGCAAAACACTCAAAAACGTAGACTATTGGATATCCTACTCCTATATCGATACTGAAAGAGATTATAGAGATTACCCTTCTCAAGCAAACCCTACGTTTGCCGCGGGGCACAACTTCTCAGTAGTCTACAAGCACTTCATCCCAGACATTCGCACGCAAATCGGCGCCTCATATTCCTACAACAATGGCCGTCCGTATGAAGATCCTAATAAGGATGGGTTTAATGAAAGTAAAACCAGCGCTTACTCAGACCTGAGCTTCAACTTTGCCTACTTGTTTAGACCTCATATCATCCTGTACTCGTCGGTGAGTAACCTGCTGGGGCGCGACAATGTATTTGGCTATCAATATGCGGACAACCCAGACCTCAATGGCGTCTATGCCTCCCAACCCATCGGGCAACCCGCCAAAAGGTTCTACTTCGTGGGCATATTCATCACCCTCACAAAAGATAAGAACAAGAACAATCTAGAAAATCTTTAA
- a CDS encoding tetratricopeptide repeat protein gives MKSIQLLIILTVYATLTQAQSKKYIQTMEASIASLYQAETLTDYDPMANKFDRIGQAEGNQWEPYYYAALTHTFKAFKINDLQIKDAALDQALTALSKAGDLSENNSEIIALRGFVNMIKIGVDPATRGQSLSPKIMADFNQSLKLDPNNPRANLFMGQMLYGTAEFFGTGVDDACALVDQSIVLFESEKPASSIAPSWGKQSAYQYKKQCKAALVKTESQE, from the coding sequence ATGAAGTCCATCCAACTCCTTATCATCCTCACGGTATACGCTACCCTGACTCAAGCCCAGAGTAAAAAATACATACAAACCATGGAGGCTAGCATTGCTAGTCTTTACCAAGCTGAGACCCTGACGGACTATGATCCGATGGCCAATAAATTTGACCGCATCGGACAGGCAGAAGGCAACCAGTGGGAACCCTATTATTATGCTGCACTCACGCATACTTTCAAGGCTTTTAAAATAAACGACCTGCAAATAAAAGATGCCGCACTAGATCAGGCGCTCACGGCACTGAGCAAAGCAGGTGACCTGTCAGAAAACAACTCCGAAATCATAGCACTGCGAGGATTTGTCAACATGATCAAGATCGGCGTAGACCCAGCCACAAGAGGCCAAAGTTTGTCTCCTAAGATCATGGCCGATTTCAATCAATCCCTAAAACTAGATCCCAACAATCCCAGAGCAAATCTATTCATGGGTCAGATGTTGTATGGAACGGCTGAGTTTTTTGGTACAGGAGTAGACGATGCTTGTGCGCTAGTAGACCAATCCATTGTGCTATTCGAATCAGAAAAACCAGCCTCCTCCATTGCGCCAAGCTGGGGAAAACAAAGTGCCTATCAGTACAAGAAACAATGCAAAGCGGCATTGGTAAAAACCGAAAGCCAAGAATAG
- a CDS encoding site-specific DNA-methyltransferase has translation MDGASLTPEQEKLNALKQILPEAFSEGKIDWEKLKATLGEDINFANERYVLNWAGKSDAFKVLQTPTTKTLIPAKGESVNFDETENIFIEGENLEVLKVLQKSYFGKVKMIYIDPPYNTGNDSFIYPDKFSESKADYEKRVGDKDEEGYMTKDGMFKKNSKENGQYHSNWLNMMMPRLYLAKNLLRQDGVIFVSIDDNEVHNLRLLMNEIFGEENFVESIIWKKRYGGGAKEKYLVNLHEYILMFSKGKDNLDPIFVSNNQEFIDKYYTKKDEKFVERGPYRLQPLEAAKSMGERKNLVYDIPGPKGVTISPKRQWLWSKERTLKALGKNELDFNQDKNGDWTVNIKQYLRDENGKEKELKVTSVIDGIYTQHGTKEIENLFDTVDYFPYPKPSSVIRQLSEFSTDTDDIVLDFFAGSGTTAHAVMDLNKEDCGNRKYICIQLPELTEEKTEAYKAGYKTIADISKERIRRAGKKINEDLRMMIVDLELQIKKLEFELPTDETLAEIQNLKSKITNLQSQDTGFKVLKLDDSNFKQWQQIEGKDAKVLEEQMKLFIDPVSASATTENMVYELLLKSGKDLNSKIESNDGYYLINGNELALILEKVDQSIVTEVMSESPKKVIALDKLFKGNDQLKTNTVLQMKDAGIEFKTI, from the coding sequence ATGGACGGAGCAAGTCTAACACCAGAACAAGAAAAACTAAATGCCTTAAAGCAAATTTTACCCGAAGCATTTAGTGAGGGGAAAATTGATTGGGAAAAACTAAAAGCCACGCTAGGTGAGGACATCAACTTTGCCAACGAACGCTATGTGCTGAACTGGGCTGGAAAAAGCGATGCTTTTAAGGTACTGCAAACCCCAACCACAAAAACATTAATTCCAGCCAAAGGTGAAAGCGTAAACTTTGACGAAACAGAAAACATTTTCATCGAGGGTGAAAACCTAGAAGTGCTGAAAGTGCTGCAAAAAAGCTACTTCGGTAAAGTGAAAATGATTTATATAGACCCTCCTTACAACACAGGAAACGATTCTTTTATTTATCCTGATAAATTTTCAGAAAGTAAAGCCGACTATGAGAAGCGTGTAGGCGACAAAGACGAAGAAGGCTACATGACCAAAGACGGCATGTTCAAAAAAAACAGTAAAGAAAACGGACAATACCACAGCAACTGGCTCAATATGATGATGCCACGTTTGTATTTGGCTAAAAATCTACTGCGACAAGACGGAGTGATTTTCGTTTCGATCGACGATAACGAAGTGCATAACCTTCGCTTATTGATGAATGAGATATTTGGAGAGGAGAATTTTGTTGAATCCATTATTTGGAAAAAAAGGTATGGAGGTGGAGCAAAGGAAAAATATTTAGTTAATCTGCATGAATACATTCTTATGTTTTCAAAAGGCAAGGACAATCTTGACCCCATTTTTGTAAGTAACAATCAGGAATTTATTGATAAGTATTATACAAAAAAGGACGAAAAATTTGTCGAAAGAGGCCCCTATAGACTTCAACCTTTGGAAGCGGCAAAGAGCATGGGGGAAAGGAAAAATCTTGTCTATGATATTCCTGGGCCGAAAGGAGTCACTATTAGTCCGAAAAGACAGTGGCTTTGGTCAAAGGAAAGAACATTGAAAGCCCTCGGAAAGAATGAACTAGATTTTAATCAAGATAAAAATGGAGATTGGACTGTTAACATCAAACAATATTTACGGGATGAGAATGGTAAAGAAAAGGAACTAAAAGTCACCTCTGTAATTGATGGAATCTACACACAACATGGTACCAAAGAAATAGAAAATCTGTTTGATACAGTAGATTATTTCCCATACCCGAAACCTAGTTCTGTCATTCGCCAATTATCAGAATTCTCAACAGATACAGATGATATTGTTCTGGACTTCTTTGCAGGTTCAGGCACCACCGCCCACGCAGTAATGGATCTAAACAAGGAAGACTGTGGCAACAGAAAATACATTTGTATCCAGCTTCCCGAACTAACAGAAGAAAAAACTGAGGCTTACAAAGCAGGTTACAAAACCATAGCCGACATCTCCAAAGAGCGCATCCGCAGGGCGGGAAAGAAAATCAACGAGGATTTAAGAATGATGATTGTGGATTTGGAATTGCAGATTAAGAAACTTGAATTTGAGCTCCCAACGGATGAAACACTAGCAGAAATTCAAAATCTAAAATCCAAAATCACCAATCTACAATCTCAAGACACAGGTTTCAAAGTTTTAAAATTGGACGACAGCAACTTCAAACAATGGCAACAGATAGAAGGTAAGGATGCCAAAGTATTGGAAGAGCAAATGAAGTTGTTTATTGATCCTGTTTCGGCATCAGCCACTACCGAGAACATGGTGTACGAGCTATTGCTAAAAAGTGGTAAGGACTTGAATAGTAAGATTGAATCCAATGACGGATACTATTTAATCAACGGCAATGAACTGGCATTGATTTTAGAAAAAGTAGATCAATCCATTGTGACAGAAGTGATGAGTGAATCTCCAAAAAAGGTGATTGCTTTAGATAAGCTATTCAAAGGCAATGACCAACTCAAAACCAATACAGTGCTGCAGATGAAGGATGCGGGTATTGAGTTTAAAACCATCTGA
- a CDS encoding DUF2141 domain-containing protein — translation MKKSFLTLLGIIVATVSLFANNPDHQLTIVVNNIESTEGILTVSLFDSEGNWLKSGQSQRVAVKTTPSVSLTFDGLPKGTYAVSVYHDKNSNDKLDTGAFGIPMEAYGFSNDARGLFGPADFDECTFEISDNKQIEINIK, via the coding sequence ATGAAAAAGTCATTTTTAACCCTCTTGGGAATCATAGTAGCTACTGTTTCGCTATTCGCTAATAACCCAGATCATCAATTGACCATCGTCGTCAACAACATTGAAAGTACCGAAGGTATACTAACGGTCAGCCTTTTCGACTCCGAAGGAAACTGGCTCAAAAGCGGTCAAAGCCAAAGAGTAGCAGTAAAAACTACCCCCTCTGTATCGCTTACCTTCGACGGCCTGCCCAAAGGCACCTATGCCGTATCCGTATATCACGACAAAAATAGCAATGACAAACTCGACACGGGTGCTTTTGGTATTCCCATGGAGGCCTACGGGTTTTCCAACGACGCCCGAGGCCTATTCGGCCCTGCCGACTTCGATGAGTGCACGTTTGAAATCTCAGACAACAAACAAATAGAAATCAACATCAAATAA
- a CDS encoding helix-turn-helix domain-containing protein, which translates to MNRIKEVLEQKGIKQIWLAEQMGKSYNMVNSYAQNRRQPSLEDLYKIAEILNVEVAALLIERNIQGKNDEK; encoded by the coding sequence ATGAACCGAATTAAAGAGGTTTTAGAGCAGAAAGGAATAAAGCAGATTTGGTTGGCTGAGCAGATGGGAAAGAGTTACAACATGGTGAACTCTTACGCTCAAAACAGACGGCAGCCAAGTTTGGAAGACCTATACAAGATTGCAGAAATCTTAAATGTAGAAGTCGCAGCATTACTCATTGAAAGAAACATCCAAGGTAAAAACGATGAGAAATAA
- the msrA gene encoding peptide-methionine (S)-S-oxide reductase MsrA has product MEIATFGNGCFWCTEAIFQELNGVSKAISGYMGGQTKDPTYKEVCSGNTGHAEVLQITYDPSVITFDELLEVFWKTHDPTTLNRQGNDVGTQYRSVVFYHNEEQNKLATAYKAKLDASGAWTDPIVTEITAASTFYPAEDYHQEYFNLNGEQPYCNYVIRPKVEKFKKVFEDKLKK; this is encoded by the coding sequence ATGGAAATAGCAACTTTTGGCAATGGCTGCTTCTGGTGTACAGAAGCCATTTTTCAAGAATTAAACGGCGTATCAAAAGCCATATCCGGCTACATGGGCGGACAGACCAAAGATCCCACCTACAAAGAAGTATGCAGTGGCAATACAGGCCATGCCGAAGTCCTGCAGATCACCTACGACCCATCAGTCATCACCTTCGATGAGCTACTAGAAGTATTTTGGAAAACACACGACCCTACTACACTCAACCGCCAAGGCAATGATGTAGGCACACAATATCGCTCGGTAGTTTTCTATCACAACGAAGAACAAAATAAACTAGCCACAGCCTACAAAGCCAAACTCGATGCCTCTGGAGCCTGGACCGACCCTATCGTGACCGAGATTACTGCTGCCAGCACCTTCTACCCTGCCGAGGACTATCACCAGGAGTATTTCAACCTGAATGGGGAGCAGCCCTATTGCAACTACGTGATTCGACCCAAAGTGGAAAAATTTAAGAAGGTATTTGAAGACAAACTGAAGAAATAA